The Papaver somniferum cultivar HN1 chromosome 3, ASM357369v1, whole genome shotgun sequence genome includes a region encoding these proteins:
- the LOC113358360 gene encoding U4/U6.U5 small nuclear ribonucleoprotein 27 kDa protein-like: MVDRERDRERDRDRDRERRRDREDRDRDRERDRIKDRDRSRRSRTPERTRSSRHTRSRTRSPRRPRSGTRSPSDRRVKSRSRSRSVDRSRRHHHHRDRSPSQERKHRRDDNKQRRDSSVDIVSEFVDGIVREQDEKKAPNEDGNEGEIMMDNDEIELMKKLGMPVGFDSTKGKPVPGADVSGIRMTTKRQPRQYMNRRGGFNRPLPLERNR; encoded by the coding sequence ATGGTGGATAGAGAGAGAGACCGTGAGAGAGACAGAGACAGAGATAGAGAAAGAAGGAGAGACAGAGAAGATAGAGACCGAGACCGTGAAAGAGATAGAATCAAAGATCGAGATCGAAGCAGAAGATCACGAACCCCAGAACGTACTCGTTCATCAAGACATACTCGTTCTCGTACCCGCTCACCAAGACGCCCTCGCTCCGGTACCCGTTCACCATCAGATCGAAGAGTAAAATCAAGATCTCGTTCACGTTCCGTCGACCGTTCTCGACGACATCATCATCACCGTGACCGTTCTCCGTCGCAAGAACGAAAACACCGTCGTGACGACAACAAACAAAGAAGGGATTCATCAGTTGATATAGTATCAGAATTTGTTGATGGAATTGTAAGGGAGCAAGATGAGAAGAAGGCACCTAATGAAGATGGTAATGAGGGAGAAATTATGATGGATAATGATGAGATTGAGTTGATGAAGAAATTAGGTATGCCTGTTGGCTTTGATTCAACTAAAGGTAAACCTGTACCTGGTGCTGATGTTAGTGGGATTAGAATGACTACTAAAAGACAACCTCGACAGTATATGAATAGACGTGGAGGGTTTAATCGGCCTCTTCCTCTCGAGCGTAATCGTTGA
- the LOC113361997 gene encoding ribulose bisphosphate carboxylase small chain clone 512-like encodes MSAGIIAVSVAVSGHAGLKTVSTKMFSPKTSIGWGGKVVSNGSRTHCMKTWNPIENKKHETLSYLPPLSNESIAKEIDYMLSKGWIPCLEFDEVGHVYRTNSQMPGYYDGRYWTLWKLPMFGCTDATQVLNEMQECKKTYPNAYIRCLAFDNQKQVQCMAFIIQKPSSSLLLN; translated from the exons ATGTCTGCAGGGATCATTGCAGTTTCAGTTGCCGTGTCCGGCCACGCCGGATTGAAAACTGTTTCGACAAAAATGTTTTCACCGAAGACATCCATTGGATGGGGTGGGAAAGTGGTTTCAAATGGATCCAGAACTCATTGCATGAAG ACGTGGAATCCAATCGAAAACAAGAAGCACGAGACACTGTCATACTTACCACCTCTCTCAAACGAATCCATTGCTAAGGAGATCGATTACATGCTCTCTAAAGGATGGATCCCATGCCTAGAATTCGATGAG GTTGGGCATGTATATCGAACAAACAGCCAGATGCCAGGGTATTACGATGGAAGGTATTGGACATTGTGGAAGCTACCGATGTTTGGTTGCACCGATGCCACTCAAGTTCTGAACGAGATGCAGGAGTGTAAGAAGACGTATCCAAATGCATATATACGTTGCTTGGCTTTTGACAATCAGAAACAGGTTCAGTGCATGGCTTTTATCATTCAAAAACCCTCCTCTTCTCTTTTACTTAATTAA